Below is a genomic region from Gillisia sp. Hel_I_86.
TGCCTAAAGATGAAGTGAAAATCGAGAAAACTCCAGCAGAATCTTCAAAAGAGATTTTTACTGAAGTTCAGAAAGAGGCAGAACAAGTGGCTATTTCAGAAAATACAGATGAATTAGCTATTCCAAAAAATAATGAAAGAACGTCTTTAGTAAAAAATAGAGGGGAAATAGTAGGTTTGGATAATAAGGCTTTGCTAAAAGAACAAAAGATAAGCACATCTATAGAACCTACCACCGATAAATTACTGGACTTAACAATAAACGATGCCTTGGCAAATGTACTTGCGCAAACCAAAAACGGAGAAACCGTTACAGATGCTGAGGTGAATATGTTGCTTGCAGAAGCGGCCGCTAAAATTAGCCAGGAGCAGTATAAAACAGATGTTGCAGTAGGAAAGGTGAACCCTGAGGAACTCTTGCAAGATGTAGAATTTGAAATGGACAATTCCTTTCGCGACAAGATTTTTGAGATGCTAAAAGAAGGATACTCAAAAGCGAGGACCGCAGTTGCAAACAGGAATTATTAAGTAGGATAGAATTAGCCATTATATCATCACAAAGATTTGAAAGTAAAATTCAATAAACTTGCCACAAGCCCATGAGGCATAAATTGAAAAACACTTTTAAAAATTCGAGGCAAGCCTCGGGGAATAAAACCCTCAATGAGGGATTAAATCATTCATCAATCAAGTCCAATAAGCCACCTCTTCCAAAGAGGAGGTAGGCAGAGGACATTTAAAAACCAACATCATCATGAAAACAATTATCGTAACTCTTAGCCTTATTATGTTCAGTTTTGCCATGCAGGAGATGCAAGCGCAAAATGACAGTATTCCTTCCAATTCAAAAGATTCATTATACATTAAAAGTGAGTTTTTTGAAAAACAAAAACAAAAGATTATTGAAGAGGAAAAAGTAGCGTTAAAACTTGATCTAGAAGGTATCGCTTACAGATTAGAAAATAATTTGATCACTCCGGATCAGGCAAGTTCAATGAAAATAAAAGCAGCTGAAAAACGAGCATTAAATATAGAAAATAGAATAGCCATTTTAGAAAATGAGATAGCTTTGGAGGGGAGAAATAAGCATACAGATTATCTAGGTATTTTTGATAATGGTAAAATAATAGATTTGAATATTAATACAAGTGATGGAAAACGTATTTTTGATCGCAGGACTACCAGTGATCTTGTACTTGCTGCAGGTTTCAATAATGTGATCTCAGATGAAAACTCTTTGGATGATTCCGACTTTAAAATAGGTGGAAGCCGCTTTTTTGAAATTGGATGGGCTTGGAAAACAAGGGTATTTCAAAATACAAATTGGCTACGCGTAAAATATGGGGTTTCCTTTCAATTCAATGGATTAAAACCTACAGACAATAGATACTTTGTTGAAAATGGAGATCTAACAGAATTGGAAGAATTTGAATACGATTTGGATAAATCTAAGTTTAGAACAGATAATCTGGTATTTCCTTTACATTTTGAATTTGGACCTTCCAAGAAGACAGAAGGAGCAGATTATTTTAGATTCAGCACCAAAAACCAGTTTAAAATAGGAGTTGGTGGCTACGCCGGATTCAATATTGGGGAGCGCCAAAAACTAAAATATAAGGTAGATGGTGATAAAAAGAAGGATAAGTTGAAAGGTAACTACAATACCAATGATTTTGTATATGGTTTAAGCAGTTATGTAAGCCTTGGAGGAACGGCACTTTATATAAAATATGATCTAAATCCTTTATTTGACGATCCTAATTTGGAAATGCGGAACATCTCCCTTGGTTTGCGTTTTGACATAGATTAAGTACCATCTGCTAAGTTGGAGAAAGGGACTATTTCTAGCAATAGAAAAATAGTCTCTTTTTTTATTTATTGTTACATTTGGTTCAACTTACAAATTATATTTTCCTAAAATAGTTGATTTCAAAAAACACCATAGACCAAGTTTTTGAAACCGCCCGGGTAGAGGAGGTTTTGGGCGATTTTGTGCAGTTGAAAAAATCTGGATCTAATTTCAAGGGTTTAAGTCCGTTTACCGATGAACGTTCGCCAAGTTTTATGGTTTCTCCCGTGAAACAGATCTGGAAAGATTTTTCCAGTGGAAAAGGAGGGAATGTCGTGGCCTTTTTGATGGAGCACGAACACTTCACCTATCCCGAGGCTATAAAATATCTCGCCAAGAAGTATAATATAGAGATTGAAGAGACCGAGCAGACCGACGAGCAGAAACAACTTTTAGATGAACGTGAAAGTATGTACCTGGTTTCTGAATTTGCCAGTACGTATTTTCAGAATACCATGCTTAAAACCGATCAAGGGAAAGCCATTGGTCTTGGTTATTTTAAAGAACGCGGTTTTACAGATGAAACCATCAAAAAATTCGGACTAGGTTATTGTTTGGACGAATGGGATGCGTTTACTTCCGAAGCGATCCGCAAAGGCTACAAATTGGATTATCTGGAAAAAACCGGATTGACCATCGTAAAGGGCGAAAAGCAATTCGATAGGTTTAAAGGAAGGGTAATGTTCCCTATCCAATCCATGTCTGGTAGGGTTCTTGGATTTGGAGGGAGGATCTTGACGAGCGATAAAAAAGCAGCTAAATATTTAAACTCCCCAGAAAGCGATATTTACCATAAGAGCAACGTGCTTTATGGTATTTATCATGCAAAGCAATCCATTGCGAAGGAAGATAACTGTTATTTGGTGGAAGGGTATACAGATGTAATCCAGTTTCATCAAAGTGGAATCGAAAATACCGTTTCTTCTTCTGGTACCGCCTTAACGTCAGAGCAAATAAGGCTTATCAATCGGCTCACCAAGAATATTACCGTGCTTTTTGATGGAGATGCAGCAGGAATGCGTGCAGCCATTCGCGGGATCGATCTGATCTTGGAGCAAGGGATGAATGTAAAAGTGGTGGTTTTCCCAGATGGCGAAGATCCAGATAGCTTTGCAAAGAAGAATTCCCAAACCGAATTGGAGGAATATTTAGAAGAAAATTCAAAAGATTTTATAGAATTCAAGGCTTCTCTTTTATATCAAGATGCGAAGAACGATCCTGTGAAGCGTGCAAATTTAATTCATGATATGGTTTCGAGTATTGCAAAGA
It encodes:
- the dnaG gene encoding DNA primase, translated to MISKNTIDQVFETARVEEVLGDFVQLKKSGSNFKGLSPFTDERSPSFMVSPVKQIWKDFSSGKGGNVVAFLMEHEHFTYPEAIKYLAKKYNIEIEETEQTDEQKQLLDERESMYLVSEFASTYFQNTMLKTDQGKAIGLGYFKERGFTDETIKKFGLGYCLDEWDAFTSEAIRKGYKLDYLEKTGLTIVKGEKQFDRFKGRVMFPIQSMSGRVLGFGGRILTSDKKAAKYLNSPESDIYHKSNVLYGIYHAKQSIAKEDNCYLVEGYTDVIQFHQSGIENTVSSSGTALTSEQIRLINRLTKNITVLFDGDAAGMRAAIRGIDLILEQGMNVKVVVFPDGEDPDSFAKKNSQTELEEYLEENSKDFIEFKASLLYQDAKNDPVKRANLIHDMVSSIAKIPNQIQQEVYIQECSRIMDISEEVLFSTLSQLLVKEGKNTSQNKGNKKTFEVVKEATSPQTKVDELFVLERKIISLLLLYGSVEEEFEDLVWKENKQGELVLEPEVQKAKVFEKIYLDLQEDEVAFTNELFKELYGLVIAKLNEEGKLTLETFVNELDAKLSGEVTNILMEEEQYILHDWERMDIMVKQKDASIARLVNETILALRRFLITKKIDELSKEIKEASTVDGAPSSLDDIIDYFSLKKILSDKLNRVM